TGTGCACGCCAGGTGTCGATGAGTAGACGCTGCATGGTGGCGCGAGTCTGTGTGTCGAGGGCGCCGAACGGCTCATCCATCATGACCGCTCGCGGCGCACCGGCCAGGCCGCGGGCGAGCTGCACGCGTTGGCGCATACCGCCGGACAAACTCTTTGGCAGATACTTCTCGAAGCCGGTCAGGCCGACGTCGGCGATCCAGCGCAGCGCCTCCTCACGACGGCCCTGACGCGGCCTGCCTGCCAGTTCAAGCGCGAGCTCGACGTTGGATTGCACTGTGCGCCACGGCAACAGCGCGTTGTCCTGGAACACCATCGCCCGGTCGCGCGAGGTGGTGGTGACCCTGACACCGTCGCCAAGCACCTCTCCCCTGTCCGGCGCCAGCAGGCCGGCGAGTGCACGCAGCACGGTCGACTTGCCACAGCCCGACGGTCCGGTCAGCACCAGGATCTCGCCCGGGGCGACGTCGAGGTCCAGTCCGTCCACGACGGCCGCACCGCCGTAGCTGAGCACGGTGTCGCGCAGCGTCAACGACATTCCCGTCATCGCGCGTTCTCCTCACCGCGGGGCAGCCAGCGCGTCACGCGGCGGCCGATCAGTTCGACGGCGGCCGAGGTCGCAAACCCCAGCACGCCGATCGTGATGATGCCGACGAACACATCGGGATAGGCCAGCACGGTGTACGCCTGCCAGGTGCGGTAGCCGACGCCGAGACGACCGGAGATCATCTCTGCGGAGATCACGCAGATCCACGCCACGCCGATGCCGACGGACAGTCCACCGAAGACGCCGGGAAGGATGCCGGGCAACACAACTCGCGTGATCACGTCCCAGCGGCTGCCCCCGAGCGTGCGCACCGAGTCCTCCCACAGTGTCGGCAACGCGCGCACGGCGTGGCGGGTGCTCACCATGATCGGGAAGTAGGCGGCGAGGAACGTGATGAAGACGATCCCGGCCTCGTCGGTGGGAAACAACAGAATCGCGACGGGCACGATCGCGATCGCGGGGATCGGCCGGGCCAGTTCGGTGAGCGGGCCGAACACGTTCGCGAACCTCGTCGAGCGGCCGAGCAGGATGCCCGTGACCACACCGGCCACCGCGGCGAGCGCGAAGCCGGTGAGGATACGGATCAGCGACTGGCCGAGGTCGAGCCAGTAGTTCTGCGTGCCGATGCGGGCGCCGAACGCGGTGACGATCTCGGTGACGGTCGGCAGTGTGTCGAACCGCAGCCACAGCCGAACATCGTTGGCCGTCAACACCTGCCACAGTGCGATGGCGGTGACCACCGAGGCGATGCGCACAGGCCACGCGGTCCAGCTTCTCCGCCTCGGTGCACTGGCGGCGGATGTGGTCGGCACGCCGACGGCGGGCTCGTCAGCCGTCAGCACCACGGGTGGCGCGGTCACACCGCACCCACCAGTGCTTCTTGATACTCGACGACCGTCGCGCCGGGATGCGCGCCGATGTAGCGCTGCGCACCTGCCGGTGTCCCGAAGGGCAGATAGTTCGGACCGTCCTTGACCCAGACGGACTTGTCGGCGAACCAGCGGGTGCCGAACTCGGTGTCGGGGACGTAGGCGGCACGGATCTGGTCACCGCGGCCGTTCGCCTCGCGGATGGCGCGCAACAGGCAGCCGGGGTTGGCGGCGGGCTGGGTGGCGTCGGCGCCGTCGATCCAGAGTTCGCCCGCCAGTTTGGGATCCGTGACCGCGATGTTGCAGACCGGGTCCTGACCGCTGAGTTCCGACGGGTTCTTCGTCGAGTTCAGTGCGGCGTCGTAGTCCTGGCCGCGCTCGGCGAACGCCTTGCGGATGGCGGTGTCGTCGACGAACTCATCGATGTTCAGATCGGCAAAGTCGCCGATCGACTTGAGATACGGCACGTCGCCCTTCAATGCTTCGATCAGCGACGGCTTGAGCGTCGTGTCGAAGCTCGTGCCGCCGGGGCCGTTGTAGAGGTATACGACTTCCTGTGGCAGGCCGCTGCCCTCGGCCACGAGCCTGGCGGACTCCAGCGGATGCTGATTGAGGAAGTCGGTGGCATCGAGCTGAGCCTGCAGGAACGCGTCGAGCACCTCGGGATGCTGGGTGGCGTAGTCGCGTCGGACGACAACACCGTGGAAGGTCGGGTAGTCGCCCTCCGCGCCGTCATACAGCAGTTGTGCCTTGTCCTGGAATACGAGCAGACCGGGCCAGGCGACGAACTGTGAAAGTGCCACCACCTGACCTGATTCCAGCGCCGACGCGCCGACCTGTGGCTGCTGGTTGAGCACCTCGACACCGGTCTTCGGGTCGATGCCCGCATTATCGAGGGCGCGGACCAACGTGCCGTGTCCCGCTGAGCCGACGCTGGCGGAGACCTTCTTACCCGCCAGGTCGGATACCGAGCGGACGGGCGAGTTCGGCGGGACGACAATCATGTTCAGCGAGCCGGTGGGGCTGTATCCGGTGACGGAGACGAACTCGGTGCGGGCGCGTTCGTTGGCTTGAGTCTTGGAACCGTTGATCAGCAGCGGGTAGTCGCCCATGGAGCCGATGTCGATCTTCTCAGCGACCATCTGCGCGGTGATAGGCGCGCCGGTGTCGTAGTCCTGCCACTGCACGTTGTACTTCTTGCCCGAGGTGTTGGAGGCGTCGTTGAGGCGTTGCTCGAGAAAGCCCTTGGCCCTCAACAGGGTTCCGGCGGTGACGGTGTTGATGGTCTTCGACTGGTATCCGACGACGACGTTGACGGTGTCGTCGGACTGGGTCTGCGAATCCAGTGAACATCCGGCGAGCGCGGTGGCGCTGACGGCGGTGAGCAGTGCGGCGAGTGTGCGTTTCATGTCGTGTCCTGGGGTCTTATCGGATGAGATAGGGCATGTTGACGGTGACGGCGCCGGTGGGACAGCGTGCGGCGCAGGGGCCGCAGTACCAACACTCGTCGACGTGCATGAACGCCTTGCCGTTCTCCGGGTTGATGGCCAACGAGTCGAGCGGGCAGATCTCGACGCACAACGTGCAGCCCTCGATACACAGCGACTCGTCGATCGTCACCGGTACGTCGACGCGCTGATTGACCTGGGCCATCAATCTCCCCTAACCAGATTGCTGCGCAGGGTGATTCGGTCCCCGCGCATTCGGATGTACTCGAGGTCGACGGGTCGACCGTCGTCCAGATGGGTGAGGCGCTCCAGCAACAGGACGGGAGCGCCGTCGGGTACCTGTAGGATCGCCGCGGAATGCGGGTCGGCGGCGACGGATTCGACTGCCAGCGTGGCGCCGCCCAGGCGCTGATCCGTGACCTGCTCGATGAGCGCGAAGACGTCGTTGACCTCGAGCGAATGCTCGATGACCTCGCGACCGATGTCGGCGACGAGGTAGGTCATGTCCAGCGAGAGAGGCAGATCGCCGAGGTAACGCAGCCGCTCGATGAACACGACGGGCTCGGACGGTTTGAGCTGCAACCGGTGTGCGACCGCCGGCGGCGCGGCGACGTTCATGGTCGCGCGCACCTCGTTCCGAATCTCGCCGTACCCCTTGAACGTCTCCTTCAGCCCGACGAGCGCGTCCAAGCCATGGTCGTATTTGCGGATGGCCACATGTGTGCCGGTGCGAGGTCCGCGGTCGATGAGACCTTCGTCCTTGAGCGCCGCGAGCGCCTCGCGGACGGTGTTGCGGGAGACGAAAAACTCACTGGCGAGCTCCTGCTCACCCGGCAGTCCGTCGGCGTAGCCGCCGGCATGGATCTGATGCCTCAGGACATCAGCGACGATGCGCGCCTGGTCCGCGCGCGGACGCCGGATCGGCGTCGGCTCGGCATGCGGCTCATGGGCTTCTTGGGCGGCCATGATCACCTCCCCCGGGGCTGATCGACGGTTGGCGGGGCCTGGTCAGTGACGGTATCGGCGTAAGGACACGTCGCCGACCAGCTGCGGTGGAAGGTCCGCGAGAGTGACGCGAATGCGCCGGTCCGTCGCGGAGCCCACCTGCTGTTAGGCGCGATTCGGCACCTATTGCGCCAGTTGTGGAGGACCGGGAGGTTTTCAAATCGCGGTGAGCAGAACACCGAAGCGCGGCCTCACGGACCAGTGAGCAGAGAGCATGATGTAGCCATGCGCCACGAAGTCACCACCGTCGATGAGCTGCGTGCGATCGTCGGTAAGCCGCACCAACAGGTCGCCAACAAGGTGAAGGACCGGCTGTCCCCGGTTCAGCGCGACTGGCTGGCCCACTCGCCGCTCGGCTTCGTGGCGACGACGGATGAGCAGGGCCGCGTCGACGTATCACCCAAGGGCGATCCGCCCGGCTTCGTCCACGTCATCGACGACGCCACGATCGCGATCCCAGAACGGCCGGGCAACAAGCGCGTCGACGGCTACCTCAACGTCCTGCAGCGTCCATACGTCGGCACGCTGTTTCTGATCCCCGGCCGCGGCGACACGCTACGGATCAACGGTCGCGCCCGAATCCTCTCCGACGCCGACTATTTCGACGCCATGGCGGTGCAGGGTAAGCGGCCCATCCTCGCGCTGGAGATCGACATCGAAGAGGTGTTCTTCCACTGCGCGAAGGCCTTCCTGCGGTCGGACGCCTGGGACCCGTCGACGTGGAATCCGACTGCGGTGCCCAGCGCCGCGCAGCTCGCCAAGGCCATTCGCACGGACTGGACCCAAGCGCAGCTCGACGAGTACTACAGCGAGGCCAACTACCGCAAGATGCTCTACTGATGCGCGAAACCGGGCCCACGCCAAGGGGACCCGGATCGCGGTTGTTCAGAACTGGTTGATGCCTCCGTCGACGGGAATGTCGGCGCCCGTTGTGAAGCTGCTGAGGTCTGACGCCAGGAACAGCACCGCGTTGGCGACTTCCTCGGACGTGCCGTAACGGCCCGTCGGCACGGCGGAGATCTGGAACTCCTCGAACTTCGCCGCGGATCCCGGTCCGGGGAACAACAACTGGGCGAGATTGTCGATGCCGGGCGTTGCAGTCACGCCGGGGCTGACCACATTGACGCGAATCCTACGGTCGCGCAACTCACTTGCCCACGTGCGTGCCAGCGACCGCAGCGCGGCCTTGATCGCCGCGTACACGCCGATGCCGTCGGACGCCTTCGCGTTGGTGCTCGACGAGTTGAGGATGATCGATCCGCCGTCGTTCAGCAGCGGCAGCGCCTTCTGCACGGTGAACACGACACCCTTGAAGTCGATGTCGAGCAGACGGTATTCCATGCCAGGTCAGCCGGTCGGAATCAGGCCGATCATCACTTCGGCCGCACGCTCGAGTTCAGCCGGCTCGGTGCCGCCCACGTGCAGGGATTCCACGCCGCGCATGAACGCCAGCAGGGTGCCCGCCAGCGTCTGCGGGTCGACCTTCTTGTCGATGTCGGCGTCGCGCTGCGCCTCGGCGATGGTGTTCGCGAGCTCGCCGCGCCATACCTCGTACACCCGTGCGATCTTGTCCTCGACCGCGTCGTCCGAGGACCCGAGTTCGGCGGCCGTCCTGGCCACCATGCAGCCGCGCCTGGCCTTGTCGGCCGCGACCGAGCTCGCCTGCCAGCGGAGGTGGCGGGTCAGCCGCTCGTAGGCGCGGTACTCGGGATCGTTCAATTGCGCACGGACGTCGTCCAGCGTGGTGTCGATGTAGTCGTCGAGCGCACGGAGGAACAGCCCGTGCTTGTCGCCGAACGCGCCATAGAGGCTGCCCTTGCCAAGACCGGTCACGGCCGTGAGGTCGTCGACCGACGTCGCACCGTAGCCGCGCGTCCAGAACTGCTCGCGCGCGGCCGCGATCACGTCGGCTTCGTCGAACTTGCGGGGGCGGGCCATGTCCCCAGCGTACGCCCGTTATGGACCGAACAGTCAGTAATCCGTGCTTGGGTATGGTCGACGACGTGACGGTGACGACTATGAGGATGCACTAGTCGTCGTGCGCAGCGCTCGGAAGGAGACGACGGCGGTCGCCGTCGGGGTGATCCTTGTCGTCGCGGCGTTCGTCGTACCGCATCTCGATCTGGGTATCGTCACGCCGCTGATCAATGCGACGCCCGCTCGCATCGCGTCTTTCGCCCAGACTGCACCGATATTCGGATGGTGGAACGCCCATATCGGCTGGGGGACCATCCCAGCGATCGTCATCGGCGCTGCGGCGGTGCTGTGGGGACAATCCGTGGCGCGGTGGCTGCCGTGGCGGTGGCTGCCGTGGACGGTGTGGGCGACGGCGTGCGCATGGGCGTTCTCGCTGGCGATGATCGACGGCTGGCAACGCGGTTTCGCGGGCCGGCTCACCGCCCGCCACGAATATCTGCGGCAGGTGCCGAGCATCACCGACATCCCCGAGATGCTCAGCTCGTTCTCTCGCAGAATCCTGGATTACCAACCTGATTCGTGGATCACGCACGTCTCGGGTCATCCGCCGGGCGCGCTGCTGTCGTTCGTGTGGCTCGACCGCATCGGGCTGGGCGGCGGGGCATGGGCGGGCCTGCTGTGCCTGCTCGTCGGTTCCAGTGCGGCGGCCGCGATCGTGGTGACCGTGCGCACCCTGGCCGACGAAGCGACGGCCAGGATGGCAGCCCCGTTCGTCGCGGTGGCGCCGACGGCGATCTGGATCGCGGTGTCCGCAGACGGCTATTTCGCCGGTGTCGCCGCATGGGGTATCGCCTTGCTGGCGTTGGCCGTTCGGGGTACGACGCGCTGGTCGCTGCTCGCGGGGCTGAGCTCGGGACTGGTGCTGGGCTGGGGCATCTTCCTGAACTACGGTCTCGCGCTGATGGCGTTCCCCGCCCTGGCTGTGCTGCTCGCCGCGGTGGATTGGCGCGCAGCGATGCGGGCGTTCATTCCGGCGGTGTTAGCGGCGCTGGTGGTCGTCGCGGTGTTCGCCGCCGCGGGTTTCTGGTGGTTCGACGGTTACACCCTTGTGCAGGAACGCTATTGGCAGGGCATCGCCAACGACCGTCCGTTCCAGTATTGGGCGTGGGCCAACCTGGCGTCGGTGGTGTGTGCGATCGGACTGGGCAGCGTGGCGGGCATCGGACGCGTCTTCGACCGAGCCGCGATCAGGTTGCGACCGGGCCTGCATCTGGTGTTGTTGGGAGCGCTGACCGCGATCGTGTTCGCAGACCTCTCCATGCTCAGCAAGGCCGAGACCGAGCGCATCTGGCTGCCGTTCACGGTCTGGCTGCCCGCCGCCGCGGCACTGCTTCCACCGCGGTCGCAACGCTGGTGGCTGGCGGTCAACGTGGTCGGAGCGCTGCTGCTCAACCACCTGATCCTGACGAATTGGTAACGGAAGGCCCTCAACCGCACACCATACGGTCATGACACGCGACCCTGGAGCCATGGCCGACGGTGATCCGCCGCCGAGACCCGCGCTGCGTTGGCGCAGCCCGCTGCGCGGTCTCTGGTTGACGTCTGTACTGGGTTCCGTACTGCTGGTCGCCCTCCCGATCGTGACGATCACCGGGCTGCTGTCGTACATCGCGTACGGACCGCAGTTCGGGCAGGCGATCCCGGGCGACGTCGGCTGGCTCAAGTTGCCGACGTTCGACTGGCCGACCGACCCGTCGTGGCTGTACCGACTCAATCAAGGTGTGCACGTCGGACTCGGGTTGATCCTGATCCCGATCGTGCTGGCCAAACTCTGGTCGGTGATCCCACGGCTGTTCGCGTGGCCGCCCGCGCGATCGCTCGCGCAGCTGCTCGAACGCGCGTCCCTGGTGATGCTCGTCGGAGGCATCCTGTTCGAGATCATCACCGGCGTCCTGAACATCCAGTACGACTACATCTTCGGCTTCAGCTTCTACACCGCGCACTACTACGGCGCCTGGGTCTTCATCGCGGGCTTCGTGATCCACCTCGCGATCAAACTCCCCCGGATGTGGTCCGGCATTCGATCGATGTCGATGCGAGACGTGGTGCGCACCAACCGAAAGAACACCCGCCCCGAACCGTACGAACCCGACGGGCTGGTCGCTGCCGACCCTGACCCCGCGACGATCAGCCGCCGCGGCGCACTCGCACTCGTCGGCGGCGGTGCGCTCTTCATCGCGGTGATCACCGCGGGCCAGACCATCGGAGGCATCACCCGCCAGGCGGCGCTGCTACTGCCGCGCGGGCTGAGCCGCGGCTCCGGGCCGAACGATTTCGCCGTCAACCGAACGGCCGCGGCCGCCCGCATCACCCCCGACCTCACCGGTGAGAAGTGGCGGCTCACGCTAACCGGCGGACCGAAACCCGTTGTGCTCGACCGCGCCACGCTGACCGCGATGACCCAGCACACCGCGCGTCTGCCGATCGCCTGTGTCGAGGGCTGGTCGACCACTGAGACGTGGACCGGTGTGCCGCTGCGCGAGCTGGCCCGGCTTGCGGGCGTGCCCGAGCCGAAGTCCGCATTCGTGCGGTCGGTGGAACCGCGCGGCGCGTTCAACCGCGCCACTCTGCAAGCCAACCAGGTCATGCACCCGGATTCGCTTCTCGCGCTGCGGGTCAACGATGCCGACCTGTCGCCGGATCACGGCTTCCCGGCGCGGATCATCGTCCCGGCACTGCCGGGTGTCCACAACACCAAATGGGTCGGCTCGATCGACTTCCGGAGCCGATGATCATGCTGACCCGATTCCGCGCGGTATACGGATCGCATCCGCTGCATCTGCTGACCCTGATCGCCGGCTTCGCGCTGTTCGGCTATGCGGTGGTGACGATCACGCCCGCCGCGCTGTGGAACCACCGCACGTGGTGGCAGTCGATTCTCGTGTGGTTCGCCGTCGCGATCATCGCCCACGATCTGGTGCTGTTTCCGCTCTATGCGCTGGCCGACCGGATCCTGCTCGCCAGCAACAGGTTCCGGCTGCGCATACCCATGGTGAATTACATCCGCGTCCCCGCGCTGGGCTCCGGGCTGACGCTTCTCATGTTCCTGCCCGGCATCATCAAGCAGGGCGCGCCGACGTTCCGCGCCGCCACCGGCCTGACTCAGGATGTGTTCTTGGGCCGTTGGCTGCTGCTCACCGCGGTCATGTTCGGGATGAGTGCGATCGTCTACGCCGTTCGGTCGATGACGCGTTAGGCCGTCAGCGTCGCGACGACGCGGCCGCCGATCGGGTGGACCCGCGTCAGCGCCAACCCGGCCTCTCGCGCGATCTCGGCCGCACAGTCGATACCCACGGACGCCCACGGAAACCATGGACCGACGGTGTGCGACGACTCCAGCCGTACCCATCCGCTGTAGACACCCGTTGCCGCCGCCTCGAATTCGGCGATGCACCGGCCACCGCGGTTCAGCAACTCCGCCGAGCGCCGCAGCACCCGCAACGGGTCACCGCCCAACCCGATGTTGCCATCGGCGAGTAACACTGTGTGCCAACGGCCGGTCGCGGGCAGCGTGTCGAACATATTGCGCCGCAGGACCGGTGCGCCGCGGCGTCGCGCCAGACCGACGGCCTTGGCGGACTGGTCGACACCCAGAGCGGGCACACCGCGGCGCAAGAGCTCGGTCACCAACCGTCCTGGGCCGCAACCCAGGTCGATCGTCGGTCCGCTGCACAGCCCCACCACAGCGCTGTCGAAGCGATCGTCGGCGTCGCACCCACCGAGCCACCGTCGCACCGGCAGATGACTGACCTCGCCGTCGTCCCGCCTGATCCAGCACTGTTCGCCGTCCAGCGCGCGGTCGTACAGATGTCCCTGCATGTCAGCCCATCACCGCCCGGGCGAAACGACTGCCCGCCGCGCACATCCGCCGTACCGGTTCGAGGTCGTCCACCGTGTCGACGTCCGCCAGTTCAGCCATCAGCTCGACGTGAAATCCCTTGCCAGACAGCGCGGCCAGGGTCAGCGCGCCGGTGTCCGACCGCGACATCGGCACCTCCTTCAGACAGTCGGCCATCGACGCATCGGAGATCCCCAAGACCCACCAGCCGCCGTCGGCGGCCAGTCCGAGCACCGCGTCGGTGCGGGACAGCCCCCGTGCGCATTCGGTCAACATCTCGGCCGTGACCTGCGGGGTGTCCATGCCGATCTGAACCACCGCGCGATTGCCCGTCGCGGCAGCCGCGTCGAGATGGGCGTTGGCGAGGCGCTGCCCGAAATCATCGCCGCGCTGCCGCACGACCGTGAATGCATCGAGGCGGCTACGGATCTCCGCCGATGCGCTCGCGGCGTCGAGATCCCCCGTCATCGCGACCACGCGCGCCGCCACGGGTGCGGCCGCAACCGTGTCGAGGGTGTCCAACAGCGCCGCCGCGGCGATGTCGGCGGCCGCCCGTTCCCCGATCGCGGCGGCCAACCGCGTCTTCGCCTTCCCCGGCACCGGCGCCTTGGCGACGACGAGCGCAACCACCGGCTCTGTCACGAGATCACCCGCCAGAAATCCAGGGCCGCGATCACACTTCCGCGCAGTGAACCGCTGACCTTGGATTGCCCACCCGTGCGCGGGCCGTAATCGACGTCGCGTTCGACGACGCGCCAGCCGGCCGCGGCCGCCCGCACGAGCAATTCGAGCGGATACCCCGACCTGCGGTCCTGCACGCCGAGACCGAGTAGGGCCTCGCGGCGCGCCACCCGCATCGGTGCGATGTCGTGCACCGGCAGGCCGTGCCTGCGACGCAGCCGCCAGCACACGGCTGCCGTCCCGAGCCGGGCGTGCCATGGCCAGCGCAGTCCCTTGAC
The nucleotide sequence above comes from Mycolicibacterium moriokaense. Encoded proteins:
- a CDS encoding ABC transporter ATP-binding protein, encoding MTGMSLTLRDTVLSYGGAAVVDGLDLDVAPGEILVLTGPSGCGKSTVLRALAGLLAPDRGEVLGDGVRVTTTSRDRAMVFQDNALLPWRTVQSNVELALELAGRPRQGRREEALRWIADVGLTGFEKYLPKSLSGGMRQRVQLARGLAGAPRAVMMDEPFGALDTQTRATMQRLLIDTWRAHPTTVVFVTHDVDEALLIGDRIAVLGRAGQPLRALLDVPAPRDTTVARTALRAEVIAALDHSELVS
- a CDS encoding ABC transporter permease, whose amino-acid sequence is MPTTSAASAPRRRSWTAWPVRIASVVTAIALWQVLTANDVRLWLRFDTLPTVTEIVTAFGARIGTQNYWLDLGQSLIRILTGFALAAVAGVVTGILLGRSTRFANVFGPLTELARPIPAIAIVPVAILLFPTDEAGIVFITFLAAYFPIMVSTRHAVRALPTLWEDSVRTLGGSRWDVITRVVLPGILPGVFGGLSVGIGVAWICVISAEMISGRLGVGYRTWQAYTVLAYPDVFVGIITIGVLGFATSAAVELIGRRVTRWLPRGEENAR
- a CDS encoding ABC transporter substrate-binding protein, whose product is MKRTLAALLTAVSATALAGCSLDSQTQSDDTVNVVVGYQSKTINTVTAGTLLRAKGFLEQRLNDASNTSGKKYNVQWQDYDTGAPITAQMVAEKIDIGSMGDYPLLINGSKTQANERARTEFVSVTGYSPTGSLNMIVVPPNSPVRSVSDLAGKKVSASVGSAGHGTLVRALDNAGIDPKTGVEVLNQQPQVGASALESGQVVALSQFVAWPGLLVFQDKAQLLYDGAEGDYPTFHGVVVRRDYATQHPEVLDAFLQAQLDATDFLNQHPLESARLVAEGSGLPQEVVYLYNGPGGTSFDTTLKPSLIEALKGDVPYLKSIGDFADLNIDEFVDDTAIRKAFAERGQDYDAALNSTKNPSELSGQDPVCNIAVTDPKLAGELWIDGADATQPAANPGCLLRAIREANGRGDQIRAAYVPDTEFGTRWFADKSVWVKDGPNYLPFGTPAGAQRYIGAHPGATVVEYQEALVGAV
- a CDS encoding 4Fe-4S dicluster domain-containing protein, producing the protein MAQVNQRVDVPVTIDESLCIEGCTLCVEICPLDSLAINPENGKAFMHVDECWYCGPCAARCPTGAVTVNMPYLIR
- a CDS encoding GntR family transcriptional regulator, which produces MAAQEAHEPHAEPTPIRRPRADQARIVADVLRHQIHAGGYADGLPGEQELASEFFVSRNTVREALAALKDEGLIDRGPRTGTHVAIRKYDHGLDALVGLKETFKGYGEIRNEVRATMNVAAPPAVAHRLQLKPSEPVVFIERLRYLGDLPLSLDMTYLVADIGREVIEHSLEVNDVFALIEQVTDQRLGGATLAVESVAADPHSAAILQVPDGAPVLLLERLTHLDDGRPVDLEYIRMRGDRITLRSNLVRGD
- a CDS encoding pyridoxamine 5'-phosphate oxidase family protein; protein product: MRHEVTTVDELRAIVGKPHQQVANKVKDRLSPVQRDWLAHSPLGFVATTDEQGRVDVSPKGDPPGFVHVIDDATIAIPERPGNKRVDGYLNVLQRPYVGTLFLIPGRGDTLRINGRARILSDADYFDAMAVQGKRPILALEIDIEEVFFHCAKAFLRSDAWDPSTWNPTAVPSAAQLAKAIRTDWTQAQLDEYYSEANYRKMLY
- a CDS encoding SDR family oxidoreductase, translated to MEYRLLDIDFKGVVFTVQKALPLLNDGGSIILNSSSTNAKASDGIGVYAAIKAALRSLARTWASELRDRRIRVNVVSPGVTATPGIDNLAQLLFPGPGSAAKFEEFQISAVPTGRYGTSEEVANAVLFLASDLSSFTTGADIPVDGGINQF
- a CDS encoding TetR/AcrR family transcriptional regulator; translation: MARPRKFDEADVIAAAREQFWTRGYGATSVDDLTAVTGLGKGSLYGAFGDKHGLFLRALDDYIDTTLDDVRAQLNDPEYRAYERLTRHLRWQASSVAADKARRGCMVARTAAELGSSDDAVEDKIARVYEVWRGELANTIAEAQRDADIDKKVDPQTLAGTLLAFMRGVESLHVGGTEPAELERAAEVMIGLIPTG
- a CDS encoding molybdopterin-dependent oxidoreductase, which codes for MTRDPGAMADGDPPPRPALRWRSPLRGLWLTSVLGSVLLVALPIVTITGLLSYIAYGPQFGQAIPGDVGWLKLPTFDWPTDPSWLYRLNQGVHVGLGLILIPIVLAKLWSVIPRLFAWPPARSLAQLLERASLVMLVGGILFEIITGVLNIQYDYIFGFSFYTAHYYGAWVFIAGFVIHLAIKLPRMWSGIRSMSMRDVVRTNRKNTRPEPYEPDGLVAADPDPATISRRGALALVGGGALFIAVITAGQTIGGITRQAALLLPRGLSRGSGPNDFAVNRTAAAARITPDLTGEKWRLTLTGGPKPVVLDRATLTAMTQHTARLPIACVEGWSTTETWTGVPLRELARLAGVPEPKSAFVRSVEPRGAFNRATLQANQVMHPDSLLALRVNDADLSPDHGFPARIIVPALPGVHNTKWVGSIDFRSR
- a CDS encoding methyltransferase domain-containing protein, giving the protein MQGHLYDRALDGEQCWIRRDDGEVSHLPVRRWLGGCDADDRFDSAVVGLCSGPTIDLGCGPGRLVTELLRRGVPALGVDQSAKAVGLARRRGAPVLRRNMFDTLPATGRWHTVLLADGNIGLGGDPLRVLRRSAELLNRGGRCIAEFEAAATGVYSGWVRLESSHTVGPWFPWASVGIDCAAEIAREAGLALTRVHPIGGRVVATLTA
- a CDS encoding TIGR04282 family arsenosugar biosynthesis glycosyltransferase — its product is MTEPVVALVVAKAPVPGKAKTRLAAAIGERAAADIAAAALLDTLDTVAAAPVAARVVAMTGDLDAASASAEIRSRLDAFTVVRQRGDDFGQRLANAHLDAAAATGNRAVVQIGMDTPQVTAEMLTECARGLSRTDAVLGLAADGGWWVLGISDASMADCLKEVPMSRSDTGALTLAALSGKGFHVELMAELADVDTVDDLEPVRRMCAAGSRFARAVMG